From Dreissena polymorpha isolate Duluth1 chromosome 15, UMN_Dpol_1.0, whole genome shotgun sequence, a single genomic window includes:
- the LOC127859667 gene encoding uncharacterized protein LOC127859667, with amino-acid sequence MPPLPENESLCGCKGNQERDGSRAGCQPPHPPEGKTEKWFETGSSTALWAASESHETTSTHFRNSKACSVRSCRALAFLVTEHPVVAPLLTTGQAEKMKRYGSGEHNDQMRLD; translated from the exons ATGCCACCATTACCGGAAAATGAAAG CCTGTGTGGTTGCAAAGGCAACCAGGAGAGGGATGGGTCTCGGGCTGGTTGTCAACCACCACATCCTCCTGAAGGAAAGACTGAGAAATG GTTCGAGACCGGAAGTTCAACCGCTCTGTGGGCTGCTTCAGAATCCCACGAGACGACATCGACGCACTTCCGGAACTCCAAAGCTTGTTCAGTGCGTTCATGCAGGGCTTTGGCATTTCTGGTGACCGAACATCCGGTGGTGGCGCCATTACTGACGACAGGACAGGCGGAAAAGATGAAACGTTACGGTTCGGGGGAACATAACGATCAGATGCGTTTAGATTGA